The Elaeis guineensis isolate ETL-2024a chromosome 13, EG11, whole genome shotgun sequence genome includes a region encoding these proteins:
- the LOC105056762 gene encoding ethylene-responsive transcription factor ERF017-like, protein MEPGSGNQPRTPRTEEPARAVRFKGVRMRKWGKWVVEVRLPRSRKKLWLGSYADAEKAARAYDAAVYCLKGPDAVLNFPERRPDIPSASNLSLPEIRAAAMAHAHDRPRRSVDQAGPAEAGEVGRTEVAVEHGDLSPIFSPEISTTAVHGMWNEEAEKPGNGSGGEDEIGDIYSSSLWNFGTRFN, encoded by the coding sequence ATGGAGCCGGGCTCCGGCAACCAACCACGGACGCCGAGGACGGAGGAGCCGGCCCGCGCGGTCCGGTTCAAGGGGGTCCGGATGAGGAAGTGGGGTAAGTGGGTGGTCGAAGTAAGGCTGCCAAGAAGCCGGAAGAAGCTATGGCTGGGCTCCTACGCCGACGCTGAGAAAGCGGCGAGGGCCTACGATGCCGCGGTGTACTGTCTGAAGGGCCCCGATGCGGTGTTAAACTTCCCCGAGCGGCGACCGGACATACCATCAGCCAGCAATCTTAGCCTGCCGGAGATACGGGCTGCAGCAATGGCGCATGCTCATGACCGGCCAAGAAGATCGGTCGATCAGGCCGGGCCGGCTGAGGCGGGCGAAGTCGGAAGAACGGAAGTGGCGGTGGAGCATGGTGACTTGTCACCAATTTTCTCACCAGAGATTAGTACCACGGCGGTACATGGGATGTGGAATGAGGAGGCTGAGAAACCTGGAAATGGGAGTGGTGGTGAAGATGAAATTGGTGACATTTACAGCTCATCACTTTGGAATTTTGGAACAAGATTTAACTAA